A segment of the bacterium genome:
AAACCAGCCCCTCCCGTATCTCCAGCGTCTCCCCGCCCAGGGCGATGACGCGGCCGAAGAAGTCCCGCCCCCCGCCCGTGGGGGAGGCAAAGCAGATGACGTCGCCCCGGGACGGCTCGGCGCGGGCGTAAACCAACTTGTCCACCAGCACCAGGTCCCCCGGTAGAAGGGTGTCGGTCATCGAGTGGGAGGAGACCTCGTAGGGGCAGAAGAGGAAGAGCCTGACGCCGACGACGAGCACCAGGGCGACGAGGACCGCCTGTCCCAGGCGGCGGGCGGTGCACAGCGGTGTTTTATCCTCCGTCGCCATCCGCCCCCCTAGCGCACCACGTCCAGCATCCGGTCCCAGCGGACGTAGCCCAGCACGGCCAGCCCCGATTCCCCGTCGTCCCGCATCTGGGGCAGGTTCACCGAGAGGTACACCATAAAGGCCTTGCCGATTATCTCGTCCCGGTGGACGTAGCCCAGGCTCCCCCGGCCGTCGTCGGAGGAGTTGCGGTTGTCGCCCAGGACGAGGTAGCTCCCCGGCGGCAGGACGTGCTCCTCCTCGCCGAAGCGCTCCCCGCCCCGTGTCCGGCCCCAGGCGCCCTTCGCCAGGTACGCCCGCTCATCCAACCGCTCCCCGTTCACGGCGAGGTAGTCGCCCGCGAAGCTGAAGCGGTCCCCGGGCAGGGCCAGCAGCCGCTTGACGTAGTCCTCCTCGCCGCGCCGGAAGACGACGACCTCGCCCCGTCGGGGCTCCCGCACCAGGTAGGCCAGCCGGTTGACGAGGATGAAGTCCCCCTCGACCAGCGTGGGCCGCATGGAGCCCGAGGGGATCCAGCTCGCCTG
Coding sequences within it:
- the lepB gene encoding signal peptidase I, with product MEEFLPSAPETAESAVKGGGPTSDRRRRFLGLLAAFGAALVIAVLLRLFVFQASWIPSGSMRPTLVEGDFILVNRLAYLVREPRRGEVVVFRRGEEDYVKRLLALPGDRFSFAGDYLAVNGERLDERAYLAKGAWGRTRGGERFGEEEHVLPPGSYLVLGDNRNSSDDGRGSLGYVHRDEIIGKAFMVYLSVNLPQMRDDGESGLAVLGYVRWDRMLDVVR
- the lepB gene encoding signal peptidase I, with the translated sequence MATEDKTPLCTARRLGQAVLVALVLVVGVRLFLFCPYEVSSHSMTDTLLPGDLVLVDKLVYARAEPSRGDVICFASPTGGGRDFFGRVIALGGETLEIREGLVFVNGARRPLHEPYLGRTHREDFGPVTVPEGYLFVMGDNRPDARDSRIWGPLDSELVLGRVVGVLFSDDPYAVDKDLGLSGTVRWERTCRAVE